A section of the Hippea sp. KM1 genome encodes:
- a CDS encoding ABC transporter permease, producing the protein MRYLKNNSLFLILGILLSTILLVFLFIPIFKILFAVPPSKLMASFKDPRITSSVILTLKVSAMATATTVVLGLPLSYILARYEFPLKRTIEGLIDAPVMIPHVAAGIALLMVFGREGILGGAFQKIGVVFLDTKAGILIAMMFVSAPFFINSAKEGFKKIDRRLELAAKTLGASNLDVFFKISLPLAKKEILNGALMMWGRGLGEFGAVVIIAYHPITAPVMIYERFTSFGLEYALPISSLLVGISILIFIIVRFLSR; encoded by the coding sequence ATGAGATACTTAAAGAACAATAGCCTCTTTCTTATTTTAGGCATTCTATTATCAACAATCCTGCTGGTATTTTTGTTCATACCAATCTTTAAGATACTCTTTGCCGTTCCACCATCAAAGCTCATGGCCTCCTTCAAAGACCCCCGCATCACATCATCGGTAATCCTGACGCTAAAGGTTTCGGCAATGGCAACGGCAACAACGGTGGTGCTCGGCCTGCCGCTATCATACATACTTGCCCGATACGAATTTCCGCTAAAAAGAACCATCGAGGGCTTAATCGATGCACCGGTTATGATACCCCATGTGGCGGCGGGCATAGCGCTGCTTATGGTCTTTGGCAGAGAGGGCATTCTGGGCGGGGCTTTTCAAAAGATAGGCGTAGTCTTTTTAGACACAAAGGCGGGCATACTCATAGCAATGATGTTTGTCTCTGCTCCGTTTTTCATAAACTCAGCAAAGGAGGGATTCAAAAAGATAGACAGACGTTTAGAGCTTGCCGCCAAAACCCTCGGGGCAAGCAACCTCGATGTGTTCTTCAAAATAAGCCTACCGCTGGCAAAAAAGGAGATACTAAACGGCGCCCTGATGATGTGGGGAAGGGGCTTGGGTGAGTTTGGGGCTGTGGTCATCATAGCCTATCACCCCATAACCGCCCCTGTTATGATATACGAAAGATTCACATCCTTTGGCCTGGAGTATGCCCTGCCCATAAGCAGCCTGCTTGTTGGTATATCCATCTTGATCTTCATCATCGTAAGATTCCTATCAAGATAA
- a CDS encoding glycosyltransferase family 9 protein translates to MRFLIIRFSSLGDIIQTTALAYTLKKLYPPSRIIYATRPEFEDLLKSQPYIDEVYSLNSNISQLAERIKDVDCILDLHKNPKSIALSSLLKTRCIKRVNKHTLYRRALVYKIRHPLLRRKTKDNIEDQLALLNIKDNGLIKPKLIIQPNKQDNAVGMAVGAKWETKMWPKEHFRRLIELIMEKTDKSVYLFGSKEEEPIADFITDGFGKRVKSFVGKLTIYQTIQQMTSCSVFVSNDSALMHAAVALDIPLVAIFGPTVKGFGFFPRGKSIVLQKELSCRPCSLHGSNSCPKGDLECMMSILPNEVFEAILRLEHDKEGYKKGQDTHKTVDRPDRGRGT, encoded by the coding sequence ATGAGATTCCTTATCATCAGATTCTCCTCACTCGGCGACATAATCCAGACAACGGCCCTGGCATATACCCTAAAAAAACTATATCCCCCGTCCCGTATCATCTATGCCACAAGACCTGAGTTTGAGGATCTCTTAAAAAGCCAGCCGTATATAGATGAGGTTTACAGCCTAAACTCAAACATAAGCCAGCTTGCAGAAAGGATAAAGGATGTTGACTGCATACTGGATCTGCACAAAAATCCAAAGAGTATCGCACTAAGCAGCCTATTAAAGACAAGATGTATAAAGAGGGTCAACAAGCACACCTTATACAGAAGGGCTCTGGTTTACAAGATAAGGCATCCGCTCTTGAGGAGAAAAACCAAAGACAACATAGAGGATCAGCTTGCACTATTGAACATCAAAGACAACGGCCTAATAAAGCCCAAACTCATTATACAGCCAAACAAACAAGACAACGCCGTCGGCATGGCCGTTGGGGCAAAGTGGGAAACCAAGATGTGGCCAAAGGAGCACTTCAGAAGATTAATAGAGCTCATAATGGAGAAAACCGACAAAAGCGTCTATCTGTTTGGCTCAAAGGAGGAAGAACCGATAGCAGATTTCATTACCGATGGCTTTGGCAAAAGGGTAAAATCATTTGTCGGGAAGCTAACGATATACCAGACCATCCAGCAGATGACATCATGCAGCGTGTTTGTATCCAACGATTCAGCTCTGATGCATGCCGCTGTAGCCTTGGATATACCCCTTGTTGCCATATTCGGCCCAACGGTTAAGGGGTTTGGCTTCTTCCCAAGGGGTAAATCGATTGTCTTGCAAAAGGAGCTATCCTGCAGGCCCTGCTCTCTTCACGGCTCAAACTCTTGCCCTAAGGGTGATTTAGAATGTATGATGAGCATATTGCCGAATGAGGTATTTGAGGCTATATTAAGATTGGAGCATGATAAAGAAGGTTATAAAAAAGGGCAGGATACCCATAAAACTGTGGACAGACCAGATAGAGGAAGGGGCACTTAA
- a CDS encoding Maf family protein, which translates to MIVLSSSSKARRKLIRKCKRNVVFGVSNIDESRLSGEAVYEYVLRLSYLKAVSVYKEGLIVIGADTVIVLDDEVFGKPKDRLEAFYMLRRLSGRIHECFSGVSIVSDKGSVSFVERALVKVDRLSDYQIEAYLDTGEYKGRAAGYAIQGKASGFMRVIEGDKTTVIGLPMKRLCRLLKSSV; encoded by the coding sequence ATGATAGTGCTTTCAAGTTCTTCTAAGGCAAGAAGGAAGCTTATAAGAAAGTGTAAGCGGAATGTGGTTTTTGGTGTATCGAACATAGATGAGAGCAGGTTGAGTGGTGAGGCTGTTTATGAGTATGTGTTGAGGTTGAGTTATCTGAAGGCCGTCTCGGTTTATAAAGAGGGATTGATTGTGATAGGTGCCGATACGGTTATAGTGCTCGATGATGAGGTGTTTGGTAAGCCCAAGGATAGGCTTGAGGCGTTCTATATGCTTAGGCGACTATCCGGCAGGATCCATGAGTGTTTTAGCGGTGTTAGCATAGTGAGCGATAAGGGCAGCGTTAGCTTTGTTGAGAGGGCTTTGGTTAAAGTGGATCGATTGAGCGATTATCAGATCGAGGCGTATTTGGATACAGGGGAGTATAAGGGCAGGGCTGCAGGGTATGCCATTCAGGGTAAGGCCTCAGGTTTTATGAGGGTAATAGAGGGCGATAAGACAACCGTTATAGGGCTTCCCATGAAAAGGCTTTGCAGGCTTCTAAAATCGAGTGTATAA
- a CDS encoding RtcB family protein: protein MKKVIKKGRIPIKLWTDQIEEGALKQAENLSNLEFAFSHIAIMPDVHEGFGMPIGAIAAFEDVVIPHAVGVDIGCGMHAIKTRLSQIDKKHLQAIVKLIRGTIPLGFEKHKLPQDKKLMPSPISKLNKNSVVYREYDNALHSLGTLGGGNHFIEIQEGSDGFIWVMIHSGSRNLGKQVADHYHRLARKLNQSMGYPVPESYGLFFLSTKSQEGQMYLDEMHFCIEYAKANRRLMAERIIGIMEAVLSKRDIVIEEHDVIHNYASLEKHFSKRVWVHRKGATRAFEGDICIIPGSQGSKSYIAIGLGNSESFKSCSHGAGRTLSRHKARKTLSLSEEVKRLNKLGIIHSLHSKRDLDEAPSAYKDINTVINNQTDLIKPIVELKPLAVIKG from the coding sequence ATAAAGAAGGTTATAAAAAAGGGCAGGATACCCATAAAACTGTGGACAGACCAGATAGAGGAAGGGGCACTTAAGCAGGCTGAAAACCTATCCAATTTAGAGTTTGCCTTCAGCCATATAGCCATAATGCCCGATGTCCATGAGGGTTTCGGTATGCCGATTGGTGCAATTGCGGCCTTTGAGGATGTTGTTATACCCCATGCCGTCGGTGTGGATATAGGCTGTGGAATGCACGCAATCAAAACCAGGCTCTCTCAAATCGACAAAAAGCACCTGCAGGCCATCGTAAAACTCATAAGAGGCACCATACCGCTGGGCTTTGAGAAACACAAGCTGCCTCAAGATAAAAAACTCATGCCGTCTCCTATCTCAAAACTAAACAAAAACTCAGTGGTTTATAGGGAATACGACAACGCCCTTCATTCACTTGGGACACTGGGCGGCGGTAACCACTTCATAGAGATACAGGAGGGCAGCGACGGATTTATCTGGGTTATGATCCACTCAGGCAGCAGAAACTTAGGCAAGCAGGTGGCCGACCATTACCACAGGCTTGCAAGGAAACTAAACCAGAGCATGGGATACCCGGTGCCTGAAAGCTATGGACTCTTCTTCTTAAGCACAAAATCCCAGGAAGGGCAGATGTATCTTGATGAGATGCACTTCTGTATCGAGTATGCAAAGGCAAACAGAAGGCTTATGGCAGAAAGGATTATAGGCATAATGGAGGCCGTCCTATCAAAAAGGGACATAGTAATAGAAGAACACGATGTAATCCACAACTATGCAAGCTTAGAAAAACACTTCTCAAAAAGGGTATGGGTGCACAGAAAGGGTGCAACAAGGGCGTTTGAAGGGGATATATGCATAATACCCGGTTCTCAGGGCTCAAAATCATACATAGCCATAGGATTGGGCAACAGCGAAAGCTTTAAATCCTGTTCACACGGCGCAGGCAGAACGCTAAGCAGGCATAAGGCAAGAAAAACCCTATCTCTGTCTGAGGAGGTAAAAAGACTCAACAAATTGGGAATCATACACTCCTTGCACTCCAAAAGGGATTTGGATGAGGCACCAAGCGCCTACAAAGACATCAATACGGTTATCAACAACCAGACCGATCTGATAAAGCCTATTGTTGAGCTAAAGCCGCTTGCGGTAATAAAGGGTTAG
- a CDS encoding endonuclease III domain-containing protein yields the protein MRIDQIDEVIELLREAYRGFVEPVVTQVAKDKDPYRVLVSTILSLRTKDETTLKASMRLFDVADNIHRLSELDEDEIARLIYPVGFYKTKAKNLKKIARIIIDKYGGQIPEDLDELLKLPNVGRKTANLVLAKGFNIPAICVDIHVHRISNRLGLVDTKTPEETEFALRRILPKKYWIEFNDLLVPFGQNICRPVSPFCSKCTIRDYCSRRGVVRFR from the coding sequence ATGAGAATAGACCAGATTGATGAGGTTATTGAGCTGTTAAGGGAGGCCTATAGGGGCTTTGTCGAGCCTGTCGTGACGCAGGTTGCAAAGGACAAAGACCCCTATAGGGTTCTGGTCTCGACTATTTTAAGCCTAAGAACAAAAGACGAGACAACCCTTAAGGCCTCCATGAGGCTGTTTGATGTTGCAGATAACATACACAGGTTATCAGAGCTTGATGAGGATGAGATAGCAAGGCTCATCTATCCTGTCGGTTTTTACAAAACAAAGGCCAAAAACCTAAAAAAGATAGCCCGAATCATTATAGATAAATACGGCGGCCAGATACCCGAGGATTTGGATGAGCTGCTTAAGTTGCCCAATGTAGGCAGAAAGACGGCCAATCTTGTGCTGGCCAAGGGGTTTAATATACCGGCAATCTGCGTTGATATTCATGTGCATCGTATATCCAACAGGCTCGGTTTGGTCGATACAAAGACACCTGAAGAGACCGAATTTGCCTTAAGAAGGATACTGCCTAAAAAATACTGGATAGAGTTTAACGATCTGCTTGTGCCATTTGGTCAGAACATCTGCAGGCCTGTATCACCGTTTTGTTCTAAATGCACCATAAGGGATTATTGCTCAAGAAGGGGTGTTGTTAGGTTTAGATGA
- a CDS encoding SurA N-terminal domain-containing protein has translation MLDFLRNNIKRFAILLWIAAAAFIIGGAYLFVRGPFTMGSNTAIEVGDTKISFQDYQKTYNNIYNFYVQMLTQLKGGNFSDEDIRKLNIKQKTIDMLIERALLLQEAKREGIKVTDEDVLKAIESNKAFFYNGKFSKEKYLALLKANNINPKDYEDSLRVVLYIDKLKKKLFKDLKVSDDEVKSFFDKNYSKVNLKFMVFDAEAFKNKVKVDDKALKEFFQKHKNDYRIPTMVKFKYIVVPLDYVKGKIKITDNQTKAFYKAHQDYFRVPLRIKVAHILIAGDNKTDSQLKEEAEKVYELLKDKKISFKEAAKKYSKDTYTKNVGGELGYVTKNMVVDDFWNNIVKLKKGEISKPFKTKFGYHIALVEDIKKPFVRQFKDVKGQIEDYLKTLKAKKIWFIEADKIFVKIRDSKKTMDEVAKEFGLKTKQSDYMSLKKTESPFTSKMVQQALLSNKNALLGPDLSESGYVIYKMVDKKPSYIPPFEKVKDKVKKDYIEQKALMLARSYADKALKELKSSKPFDSVAKSFGLKAKLVKGLTKLMPTDEFPCSLNEKVMDRIFEKGKGYFDKCEEGKRVYVFEVVDKIFDKKEFNKLKDSIRNELLSEKENEVLDRFVEQLKKKTKIKINPKL, from the coding sequence ATGCTTGACTTTTTGAGGAATAACATAAAGAGGTTTGCCATTTTGCTCTGGATCGCTGCTGCGGCCTTCATTATAGGTGGAGCGTATCTGTTTGTCAGGGGGCCGTTTACCATGGGCAGCAACACCGCCATCGAGGTGGGCGATACCAAGATAAGCTTTCAGGACTATCAAAAGACCTATAACAACATTTACAACTTCTATGTCCAGATGCTTACCCAGCTTAAGGGGGGCAATTTTAGCGATGAAGACATAAGGAAGTTGAATATAAAGCAGAAAACCATCGACATGCTTATTGAGAGGGCCCTGCTTTTGCAAGAGGCCAAAAGGGAGGGGATAAAGGTCACAGATGAGGATGTGCTTAAGGCTATAGAGTCCAATAAAGCCTTCTTTTACAACGGCAAGTTCTCGAAGGAGAAGTATTTGGCCCTGCTTAAGGCCAACAACATAAACCCGAAGGATTATGAGGATTCCTTAAGGGTTGTTTTGTATATAGATAAGCTAAAGAAGAAGCTGTTTAAGGATTTGAAGGTAAGCGACGATGAGGTTAAATCGTTCTTTGATAAGAATTACTCAAAGGTAAATCTGAAGTTTATGGTTTTTGATGCTGAAGCCTTTAAGAACAAGGTTAAGGTTGACGATAAGGCGCTTAAGGAGTTTTTTCAAAAGCACAAGAACGATTACCGCATACCGACGATGGTGAAGTTTAAATACATCGTTGTGCCTTTGGACTATGTTAAGGGCAAGATAAAGATAACAGACAACCAGACAAAGGCATTTTACAAGGCCCACCAGGATTACTTTAGGGTGCCTTTGAGAATAAAGGTGGCTCACATCTTGATCGCAGGCGATAACAAGACCGACAGTCAGCTAAAAGAGGAGGCAGAGAAGGTCTATGAGCTATTGAAGGATAAGAAGATATCCTTCAAGGAGGCTGCCAAGAAGTATTCAAAGGATACATACACCAAGAATGTGGGCGGTGAGCTTGGCTATGTTACCAAGAATATGGTTGTGGATGATTTTTGGAATAACATAGTAAAACTCAAAAAGGGCGAGATCTCAAAGCCGTTCAAGACGAAGTTTGGCTATCATATAGCGCTGGTTGAGGACATAAAGAAGCCCTTTGTCAGGCAGTTTAAGGATGTTAAAGGGCAGATAGAGGATTACTTAAAGACACTCAAGGCCAAGAAGATCTGGTTCATTGAGGCGGATAAGATATTCGTTAAGATCAGGGATTCTAAAAAGACTATGGATGAGGTTGCAAAAGAGTTCGGTCTAAAGACAAAACAGAGCGATTACATGAGCCTAAAGAAGACCGAAAGCCCATTTACCTCGAAAATGGTTCAGCAGGCCTTGCTGTCTAATAAGAACGCCTTGCTTGGGCCCGATCTATCTGAGTCGGGTTATGTTATTTATAAGATGGTCGATAAGAAGCCATCATACATACCACCGTTTGAGAAGGTAAAGGATAAGGTTAAGAAGGATTACATAGAGCAGAAGGCCCTTATGCTTGCAAGGTCTTATGCCGATAAGGCCTTGAAGGAGCTTAAATCATCCAAGCCGTTTGATAGTGTTGCTAAATCGTTCGGCTTGAAGGCCAAACTCGTAAAGGGCTTGACAAAACTCATGCCGACGGATGAGTTTCCCTGTTCGTTGAACGAGAAGGTGATGGATAGGATATTTGAGAAGGGCAAGGGTTATTTTGATAAGTGTGAAGAGGGTAAGAGGGTTTATGTATTTGAGGTTGTGGATAAGATCTTTGATAAGAAGGAGTTTAATAAGCTAAAGGATAGCATAAGAAACGAGTTGTTATCGGAGAAGGAAAACGAGGTGCTTGATAGGTTCGTTGAGCAGTTGAAGAAGAAGACCAAGATCAAGATAAACCCCAAGCTATGA
- the wtpA gene encoding tungstate ABC transporter substrate-binding protein WtpA encodes MRLFFVLLFLVLLSPQVLAKQPIVVFHAGSLSVPLNKIAAAFEKEYPQYKVVLEASGSRMAARKISDLHRPADVMASADYSVIDNLLIDTGNARFNALFATNEMVIAFTDKSRFANKINPNNWVDILLRKGVVVGHSNPNDDPCGYRAMLVAKLAEKYYNKKGFFKELFGYPDYYQNGFEKKGKVIVRPKETDLLALLNMHYIDYIFIYKSVAIQHNLRFIELPKEVCLCCKQFNKIYNTVSFKVSGKKPNEFITKRGSAMIYGLTIPENDNSPVNRKGAVLFVKFILSKKGQQIIKSCGQGVISPPIIKGNDEILKEQ; translated from the coding sequence ATGAGACTGTTTTTTGTTCTGTTGTTTTTGGTTTTACTATCACCGCAGGTGCTGGCTAAACAACCCATTGTCGTATTCCATGCAGGAAGCCTGTCTGTGCCGCTAAACAAGATCGCAGCTGCCTTTGAGAAGGAGTATCCCCAATACAAAGTGGTGCTTGAGGCAAGCGGCTCAAGGATGGCAGCAAGGAAGATATCGGATCTGCACAGGCCAGCCGATGTTATGGCATCGGCCGACTATTCGGTTATAGACAACCTCTTAATCGACACAGGAAATGCAAGATTCAACGCACTATTTGCAACAAACGAGATGGTCATAGCCTTTACCGACAAATCCCGATTTGCAAACAAGATAAACCCCAACAACTGGGTCGATATACTGCTTAGAAAGGGTGTTGTGGTAGGTCATTCCAACCCAAACGATGACCCCTGCGGATACAGGGCAATGCTTGTGGCCAAGCTGGCAGAGAAATATTACAACAAAAAGGGCTTCTTCAAAGAGCTGTTTGGCTATCCCGATTACTATCAAAACGGATTTGAAAAGAAGGGCAAGGTAATAGTCAGACCCAAAGAGACAGACCTATTGGCGCTGCTTAACATGCACTATATAGATTACATTTTCATCTATAAATCGGTCGCTATACAGCACAACCTGAGGTTTATTGAATTACCCAAAGAGGTCTGCCTGTGTTGTAAACAGTTTAACAAGATTTATAATACGGTCTCATTCAAGGTAAGTGGTAAGAAGCCCAACGAATTCATCACAAAGAGGGGATCTGCCATGATATACGGTCTTACCATACCGGAAAACGACAACTCCCCCGTAAACAGAAAGGGTGCTGTATTGTTTGTAAAGTTCATCCTATCGAAAAAGGGGCAACAGATCATAAAATCCTGCGGTCAGGGCGTAATATCACCGCCTATAATCAAGGGCAACGATGAGATACTTAAAGAACAATAG
- the secF gene encoding protein translocase subunit SecF: protein MVQFIKPGILIDFVSKFKIAISLSLILILIGVGHLIWKGPKLGIEFKGGTSIQVEFDKPVNVSALRDAIKNSKFFADSRIQNIGGSNKRYIIYTKVSTSSTTTSIESKLKELLDKQFKGGYKILEVDMVGPKVGKEFRDKGIIAIVLSLIAILIYISLRFQYRFAIGAILALVHDVLITVGFLSIFGYEFTLDVVAAILTIVGYSVNDTIVIFDRIREKVKTNRKLSNTEAINMGVSETLSRTILTAGTTLFVVLSLYLFGGHALKGMSFALLVGIISGTYSSIFIASPTLLMFKGELIPQKKEVDSTEKFKQKFEFDNMKM, encoded by the coding sequence ATGGTTCAGTTTATCAAGCCAGGGATTTTGATCGATTTTGTCTCGAAGTTTAAGATAGCCATTTCGCTGTCTTTGATTTTGATTTTAATAGGCGTAGGCCATTTGATATGGAAGGGCCCGAAGCTCGGTATAGAGTTCAAGGGAGGAACATCTATACAGGTGGAGTTTGACAAGCCCGTAAATGTTTCTGCGCTGAGGGATGCCATAAAGAACTCCAAATTCTTTGCCGACTCAAGGATTCAGAATATAGGCGGAAGCAATAAGAGATACATCATATACACAAAGGTGTCCACATCGTCCACGACAACCTCTATAGAATCGAAACTTAAGGAGCTATTGGATAAGCAGTTTAAGGGTGGCTATAAGATTTTAGAGGTGGATATGGTAGGCCCGAAGGTGGGCAAGGAGTTCAGGGATAAGGGCATAATAGCCATTGTTCTATCCCTGATCGCCATTCTGATTTACATAAGCTTGAGGTTCCAATACAGGTTTGCCATAGGCGCTATATTAGCCCTTGTGCATGATGTATTGATAACCGTTGGGTTTTTATCCATATTTGGGTATGAGTTTACGCTTGATGTGGTTGCAGCCATCCTGACCATCGTGGGATACTCTGTAAACGACACCATCGTCATATTTGACAGGATAAGGGAGAAGGTAAAGACCAACAGGAAGTTAAGCAATACAGAGGCGATCAATATGGGTGTCAGTGAGACGCTCTCAAGGACGATATTGACAGCAGGAACGACGCTGTTTGTTGTATTGTCGTTGTATCTGTTTGGCGGACACGCCTTAAAGGGCATGTCTTTTGCCTTGCTGGTTGGCATAATCTCTGGAACTTACTCCTCTATATTCATAGCATCACCAACACTCCTTATGTTTAAGGGTGAGTTGATACCGCAAAAGAAGGAAGTCGATTCGACAGAGAAGTTCAAGCAGAAGTTTGAATTCGATAACATGAAAATGTAG
- the waaF gene encoding lipopolysaccharide heptosyltransferase II: protein MSGRYLIIQTAFLGDAILTEPIIETIKTNEPGSFVGIMVIPQNIDVFTLNPRIDVIIPYDKHGKDNGIIGFKKIINAIREYKFDCLISPHMSFRSSLIALFSKIPKRIGFKDADASFFYTHRIKKPKGIHEIDKNLRLLDPLGFKKIVREIRLYWAEENKRFIEGIFEAYSISSQDKVVVVNPSSVWPTKRWPKEHYRELVKMLLDEGLRVVLIGTQNDIQISDFVKDSDPRVVDLTGKTRIKDLFYLIAWARLLISNDSAPIHIASAFNTPTIDIYGPTVPEFGFYPLSEKNKIIQIENLSCRPCGKHGSISCAAKHFRCMMDIKPEEVFKAAMELL from the coding sequence ATGTCTGGTCGTTATCTGATTATTCAAACGGCTTTTTTGGGCGATGCCATATTGACAGAACCCATAATAGAGACAATAAAAACGAACGAGCCGGGCTCGTTTGTCGGTATCATGGTAATACCCCAAAACATCGATGTATTCACGCTAAACCCCAGGATAGATGTAATCATACCGTATGATAAACACGGCAAGGACAACGGCATAATCGGCTTTAAGAAGATCATAAACGCCATACGGGAGTATAAGTTCGACTGCCTGATCTCACCGCACATGAGCTTCAGAAGCAGCCTTATAGCGCTATTCTCAAAAATACCCAAAAGGATAGGGTTTAAGGATGCCGATGCAAGCTTCTTTTACACCCACAGGATAAAAAAGCCAAAAGGCATACACGAGATAGACAAAAACCTCAGATTACTGGACCCTTTGGGCTTTAAAAAGATAGTCAGAGAGATCAGGCTATATTGGGCTGAGGAGAACAAGCGTTTTATAGAAGGGATATTCGAGGCATACTCCATATCCTCCCAGGACAAGGTCGTGGTGGTCAACCCATCGTCTGTCTGGCCAACAAAGAGGTGGCCTAAGGAGCATTACAGAGAGCTGGTAAAAATGCTTTTAGATGAGGGTTTAAGGGTCGTTCTAATAGGAACACAGAACGACATACAAATATCGGATTTTGTTAAGGATTCAGACCCGAGGGTTGTCGATTTAACGGGAAAAACGAGGATAAAAGACCTGTTTTACCTAATAGCCTGGGCAAGGCTTCTAATAAGCAACGATTCAGCCCCCATACACATAGCCAGCGCATTCAATACGCCCACCATCGACATATACGGGCCAACGGTGCCTGAATTCGGCTTTTACCCTTTAAGCGAAAAAAACAAGATTATCCAGATAGAGAACCTATCGTGCAGGCCTTGCGGTAAACACGGCAGTATCTCGTGTGCAGCAAAGCACTTCAGGTGCATGATGGATATAAAACCAGAAGAGGTCTTTAAGGCAGCTATGGAACTGCTATGA
- the secD gene encoding protein translocase subunit SecD, translated as MKTSTWIKLVIIIVIVAIFGAYTLPSLIGKQKAKEISSLFNGLLPTDTINLGLDLKGGMHLVLGVDTDKAVFVVISRAAENIQQQLINAKIAADSVIPEAEGYRIKIHLVDNKDINRAVDLIIKSLPNYRVINDGNPIVIQLKKEIADKIKKRAIEQAISVIRNRVNQFGVTEPTVVKAGDDHIVVDLPGIKNANRAVRLLGETARLELHLVDDKVDVSDALNGNLPPDDEVLYQIQRDPTTGEISKIPFVVKKEPVITGDMITNATVRFGGTLNQPYVAFELNSEGAKIFAKFTATHIGKRLAIVLDNVIYSAPVIQSRIGGGRGQITGNFTLEEAHDLALVLRSGSLPAPVKVLQKVTIGPSLGKISIEKGKKAMIFGALAVILFMIFYYRLSGVLADLALILNIVIIFGTMVMLHATLTLPGIAGIALTVGMAVDANVLIYERIREELLIGRSIHDAVNTGYSRAFITILDANITTLIIALILYQFGSGPVKGFAITMAIGLLANMFTAITFTKTVFEIVLDKFKPSKLSI; from the coding sequence ATGAAAACTTCCACATGGATAAAACTGGTTATAATTATCGTTATTGTTGCCATTTTTGGGGCATACACGCTTCCAAGCCTTATAGGTAAACAAAAAGCCAAGGAGATATCCTCGCTTTTTAACGGCCTTCTGCCTACAGATACCATAAACCTGGGATTGGATTTAAAGGGCGGAATGCATCTTGTTCTGGGTGTTGATACGGATAAAGCCGTTTTTGTGGTTATCTCAAGGGCGGCTGAGAATATACAGCAGCAGCTTATCAATGCCAAGATAGCTGCAGACAGCGTTATACCCGAGGCAGAAGGGTATAGAATCAAGATACACTTGGTCGATAATAAAGACATAAACCGCGCCGTGGATCTTATCATTAAAAGCCTTCCCAATTACAGGGTGATAAATGATGGCAACCCCATTGTTATCCAGCTGAAGAAGGAGATAGCCGACAAGATAAAGAAGAGGGCCATTGAGCAGGCCATAAGCGTTATAAGGAATAGGGTCAATCAGTTCGGTGTTACGGAGCCAACGGTTGTAAAGGCTGGCGATGACCACATCGTTGTTGACTTACCCGGTATAAAGAACGCCAATAGGGCTGTCAGGTTGCTGGGTGAGACAGCCAGACTTGAGCTGCATTTAGTTGATGATAAGGTTGATGTGTCCGATGCGTTGAATGGCAATCTGCCTCCCGATGATGAGGTGTTGTATCAGATTCAGAGGGATCCAACAACCGGTGAGATTAGCAAGATACCCTTTGTGGTTAAGAAGGAGCCTGTAATCACGGGTGATATGATAACCAATGCCACCGTAAGGTTTGGCGGCACACTCAACCAGCCGTATGTGGCCTTTGAATTGAATTCTGAGGGGGCTAAGATCTTTGCCAAGTTTACGGCCACACACATAGGCAAGAGGCTTGCCATTGTTTTGGATAATGTAATATACTCTGCACCGGTCATCCAGAGCAGGATAGGCGGTGGAAGGGGTCAGATCACCGGTAATTTTACGCTTGAAGAGGCGCATGATCTGGCCTTGGTTCTAAGGAGCGGTTCTCTGCCTGCCCCGGTTAAGGTTCTTCAGAAGGTAACCATAGGCCCATCGCTGGGTAAGATCTCCATAGAGAAGGGTAAGAAGGCCATGATATTCGGCGCTTTGGCCGTTATCCTCTTTATGATATTCTATTACAGATTATCGGGGGTTTTGGCGGATCTGGCATTGATATTGAACATCGTTATTATCTTTGGGACGATGGTGATGTTGCATGCCACATTGACCTTGCCCGGTATTGCAGGTATTGCCCTGACCGTTGGAATGGCGGTCGATGCCAATGTCTTGATATACGAAAGGATAAGGGAGGAATTGCTCATAGGAAGAAGCATACACGATGCTGTCAACACGGGGTATTCAAGGGCGTTTATAACGATTTTGGATGCCAATATTACAACACTGATAATTGCCTTGATTCTGTATCAGTTTGGCAGCGGTCCGGTTAAGGGTTTTGCCATTACCATGGCTATAGGTCTTTTAGCGAATATGTTTACGGCTATCACATTCACCAAGACGGTATTTGAGATTGTTTTAGATAAGTTCAAGCCGTCAAAGTTAAGTATTTGA